One segment of Natronosalvus halobius DNA contains the following:
- the phnD gene encoding phosphate/phosphite/phosphonate ABC transporter substrate-binding protein, whose amino-acid sequence MVFSGDSRRRFLKGAACACCGATLAGCLSGNDDEDDGNGNGNGNGSNSNDYAEFDPLDPEFPQLTSTLLEHSFETGSIEELDNFEQRDEPVYGNSPQETPDDESEWLDPDTLDFAMVPTEDPTVFEGVLDPLLENIAEETGKEVVNNPLQSYAAQIEAMRNERLHVSGFSTGSTPFAVNNSGAVPFSIQVGEEEFGYRLWVITQADNDEITELEDLAGKNVAHTDQSSNSGHLAPNALFTDAGVTPGEDYEIEFSGSHENSATGIYHGDYDVAPICSTCYARVAERGDVEASEVKCIWASAPFPTTSFCYRYNLHPDIQEGVRRAFLEYDYQDTQIAEEFEGRGTWVEIDYATHYHDILVNHQVNGVDYEEDEA is encoded by the coding sequence ATGGTATTTAGCGGTGATTCCAGACGGCGATTTCTGAAAGGGGCAGCCTGTGCCTGCTGTGGTGCAACGCTGGCTGGCTGCTTGAGTGGAAACGACGACGAAGACGACGGTAACGGCAACGGGAACGGGAATGGCTCGAACTCGAATGACTACGCCGAATTCGATCCACTAGATCCCGAATTCCCACAGCTGACCTCGACACTCCTTGAGCACAGCTTCGAAACCGGATCGATCGAAGAACTCGACAACTTCGAACAGCGTGACGAACCCGTCTACGGCAACTCGCCCCAGGAGACGCCGGACGACGAGAGCGAGTGGCTCGATCCCGACACCCTCGACTTCGCGATGGTGCCAACCGAAGATCCCACGGTCTTCGAAGGCGTGCTCGATCCACTGCTCGAAAATATTGCTGAAGAGACGGGAAAAGAGGTCGTCAATAATCCGCTTCAGTCCTACGCTGCCCAGATCGAAGCGATGCGCAACGAGCGCCTGCACGTCTCCGGTTTTTCGACTGGATCGACGCCATTCGCGGTCAACAATTCCGGCGCCGTCCCCTTCAGCATCCAGGTCGGCGAGGAGGAGTTCGGCTACCGGCTGTGGGTCATCACCCAGGCCGACAACGACGAGATCACCGAACTCGAGGATCTGGCCGGGAAGAACGTCGCTCACACCGACCAGTCGTCGAACTCGGGTCACCTCGCGCCGAACGCCCTGTTCACCGACGCCGGCGTGACCCCCGGTGAAGACTACGAGATCGAGTTCTCAGGCAGCCACGAGAACAGTGCTACGGGCATCTACCACGGCGACTACGACGTTGCACCGATCTGTAGTACCTGCTACGCACGCGTAGCAGAGCGCGGTGACGTCGAAGCCTCCGAGGTCAAATGTATCTGGGCCAGCGCGCCGTTCCCCACGACCTCGTTCTGTTACCGCTACAACCTCCATCCCGACATTCAGGAGGGCGTTAGGCGAGCTTTCCTGGAGTACGACTACCAGGATACCCAGATCGCAGAGGAATTCGAAGGACGAGGGACCTGGGTCGAAATCGATTACGCAACCCACTACCACGACATCCTCGTCAACCATCAGGTCAATGGCGTCGACTACGAAGAAGACGAAGCCTAG
- the phnC gene encoding phosphonate ABC transporter ATP-binding protein, with protein sequence MLKVVDLDKTYPTGDRALKNASMEVSGNEVVAIIGPSGAGKSTLIRCINRLTEPTGGEVWLDETELTGLSKQALRKTRRDVGMIFQEYGLVERLTVMENVLSGRLGYLSNWDAFRRNFPEEDVRYAYETLDRVGLGEMEDKRADELSGGQRQRVGIARAVVQQPKIMLADEPTSSLDPDTSRAVMDLLTEIAREESIPVLINIHEVELALEYADRVIGLHDGKIVFEGGPSDVDEWARDVIYRGESADRSSESEFEDSSTDEHTPAGSPTRDV encoded by the coding sequence ATGCTCAAAGTTGTCGATCTGGATAAGACGTACCCAACCGGCGACCGAGCGCTCAAAAACGCCTCGATGGAGGTATCTGGCAACGAAGTCGTCGCCATCATCGGGCCCAGCGGCGCCGGAAAGAGTACGCTCATCCGGTGTATCAACCGGCTGACTGAGCCGACCGGCGGGGAGGTGTGGCTCGACGAAACCGAACTCACGGGGCTGTCGAAGCAAGCCCTTCGGAAGACGCGCCGAGACGTCGGGATGATCTTCCAGGAGTACGGACTCGTCGAACGGCTCACCGTGATGGAGAACGTCCTCTCGGGCCGACTCGGATACCTCAGCAACTGGGACGCGTTCCGCCGCAATTTCCCGGAGGAAGACGTTCGGTACGCGTACGAAACTCTCGATCGGGTCGGTCTCGGCGAAATGGAAGACAAGCGAGCGGACGAACTCTCGGGCGGCCAGCGCCAGCGCGTCGGCATCGCTCGCGCGGTCGTTCAGCAACCGAAGATCATGCTCGCGGACGAACCGACGTCGAGCCTCGACCCGGACACATCCCGGGCCGTGATGGACCTCCTGACGGAAATCGCTCGCGAGGAGTCGATTCCGGTGCTCATCAACATCCACGAGGTGGAACTCGCGCTCGAATATGCAGACCGAGTGATTGGGCTTCACGACGGCAAAATCGTCTTCGAAGGTGGCCCCAGTGACGTCGACGAGTGGGCACGCGACGTCATCTACCGCGGTGAAAGCGCCGACCGTTCCTCGGAATCGGAGTTCGAAGACTCGAGCACGGACGAGCACACCCCGGCAGGCAGCCCAACCAGAGACGTATGA
- the phnE gene encoding phosphonate ABC transporter, permease protein PhnE: MSEGTTGERSSEDARADGGYPGHWERPTVFYNATVKYAIYLAIAAFVLWSLWEIRIGFDRFASGFEAAANLAEGMYPPNFGPRKRELIYEGMVESIAMSIVATFIGVIISIPIAVMAAENLVPRPVYYVGRGILSVSRALHELVLGILAVVAVGIGPLAGVIALVFATPGFYAKLLAEDLEDIDESQRDAIRAVGGSPLQVLLYGVYPQVVPRIAGLAIYRWDINIRASTIIGIVGAGGIGITLINAFDRYEYDFAVAIILVIIAVVLLGEAVSAYTRRRIQ, translated from the coding sequence ATGAGCGAAGGAACAACCGGGGAGCGCTCGAGCGAAGATGCACGCGCCGATGGCGGTTATCCTGGACACTGGGAGCGGCCGACGGTATTTTACAATGCCACAGTAAAGTACGCCATCTACCTGGCTATCGCGGCGTTCGTCCTCTGGAGCCTCTGGGAAATCCGGATCGGTTTCGATCGGTTCGCTTCCGGTTTCGAGGCCGCCGCGAATCTCGCTGAGGGGATGTACCCGCCGAACTTCGGGCCACGGAAGCGCGAACTCATCTACGAGGGCATGGTCGAGAGTATCGCGATGTCGATCGTTGCGACGTTCATCGGCGTCATTATCAGCATCCCGATCGCCGTGATGGCGGCCGAAAATCTCGTCCCTCGACCGGTCTACTACGTCGGCCGCGGGATCCTCTCCGTTTCGCGTGCGCTGCACGAACTCGTGCTGGGAATTCTAGCCGTCGTCGCCGTCGGGATCGGCCCACTCGCCGGCGTGATCGCGCTGGTGTTCGCCACGCCTGGATTCTACGCAAAGTTGCTCGCAGAGGACCTGGAGGACATCGACGAGAGCCAGCGGGACGCAATTCGCGCGGTCGGCGGATCCCCGTTGCAGGTGTTGCTGTACGGCGTCTATCCTCAGGTCGTACCCCGAATTGCTGGCCTCGCGATTTACCGTTGGGACATCAACATTCGGGCAAGTACGATCATCGGCATCGTCGGCGCGGGCGGCATCGGCATTACGCTGATCAACGCGTTCGATCGCTACGAGTACGACTTCGCGGTCGCGATCATCCTGGTCATCATCGCCGTCGTCCTGCTCGGTGAAGCCGTGAGTGCGTACACCCGGAGGCGGATACAATGA
- the phnE gene encoding phosphonate ABC transporter, permease protein PhnE: protein MSIESTDDFGEWSTRGRKRRLVRYVGLLVTFVAVAISWRALNVRYEYVETAPESVQDLLNRMYPPDAAYANEIVGPLLETVNIAILGTGLAILLALPVAFIGADNTTPNRATYLLGKFLIVATRSVNVIIWAIIFVILFGSGALAGVLAVGFRSIGFVAKLIAEEIEEINPTQVEAVRATGASRTQALLYGIVPQVKPAFVGVSVYRWDINVRSSTIIGFVGAGGIGVELQNSINFLDWHRVLTILIAILVVVLVSELISAYLRSKVR from the coding sequence ATGAGTATCGAATCAACTGATGACTTCGGCGAATGGAGCACTAGGGGCCGGAAACGGCGTCTCGTCCGATACGTCGGCTTGCTTGTGACGTTCGTTGCCGTCGCCATTTCGTGGCGGGCGCTCAACGTCCGCTACGAATACGTCGAGACGGCCCCCGAGTCGGTCCAGGACCTCCTCAACCGAATGTATCCGCCGGACGCCGCGTACGCGAACGAAATCGTCGGCCCGCTGCTCGAGACCGTCAATATAGCGATTCTCGGGACGGGGCTGGCCATACTGCTGGCCCTTCCGGTCGCGTTTATCGGAGCGGACAACACCACGCCAAACCGGGCGACCTACCTGCTCGGAAAGTTCCTTATCGTCGCGACGCGCTCGGTCAACGTCATCATCTGGGCGATCATCTTCGTGATTCTCTTTGGATCGGGTGCCCTCGCCGGCGTCCTGGCAGTCGGCTTTCGGTCGATCGGATTCGTCGCGAAGCTCATCGCCGAAGAAATCGAGGAGATCAATCCGACGCAAGTCGAAGCCGTCCGTGCCACCGGCGCGAGCAGAACGCAGGCGCTGCTGTACGGAATCGTCCCACAGGTGAAGCCGGCGTTCGTCGGCGTTTCGGTCTACCGGTGGGACATCAACGTTCGCTCGAGTACGATCATTGGCTTCGTCGGTGCGGGCGGTATCGGTGTCGAACTCCAGAACAGCATCAACTTCCTCGATTGGCACCGCGTGCTGACGATTCTCATTGCAATCCTCGTGGTCGTCCTCGTCAGCGAATTGATCTCGGCGTACCTTCGGTCGAAGGTGCGCTGA
- a CDS encoding HAD-IIA family hydrolase, which produces MRFDGIIFDLDGTVYRGDRIVPGAPAAVEQARAAGSNVLFLSNNPTKRPPEYADRLTEFGIPTDDEDVLNSAAITAEWLEANHPDRPALVVGEQPLVAELEDAGITVTRDPRRTEIVVVSMDRSFDYETLQLALEAVDDETLFVATNPDRTCPVEDGEIPDAAGMIGAIEGVTGRSLDRVLGKPSSTAVEIATTRMGCTPERCLLVGDRLETDIEMGVRSGMTTALVLTGASDETDLASAPYEPNYVFDSIVDLPELLSVGG; this is translated from the coding sequence ATGCGCTTCGACGGGATCATCTTCGACCTCGACGGAACCGTCTATCGGGGCGACCGGATCGTTCCCGGAGCCCCGGCCGCGGTCGAACAGGCTCGAGCAGCCGGTTCAAACGTCCTGTTCCTATCGAACAATCCCACGAAGCGGCCGCCAGAGTACGCCGACCGACTGACCGAATTCGGCATTCCAACCGACGACGAGGACGTGCTCAACTCAGCAGCCATCACCGCGGAGTGGCTCGAGGCGAATCATCCCGACCGACCGGCGCTGGTCGTCGGCGAGCAACCACTCGTTGCCGAACTCGAGGACGCCGGCATCACCGTGACGCGGGATCCCCGGCGGACGGAGATCGTCGTCGTGTCGATGGACCGATCGTTCGACTACGAGACGCTCCAGCTGGCACTCGAGGCGGTCGACGACGAGACGCTGTTCGTCGCGACCAACCCCGACCGTACGTGCCCAGTCGAGGACGGGGAAATTCCCGACGCCGCCGGGATGATCGGCGCTATCGAGGGTGTTACCGGTCGATCTCTCGACCGCGTGCTCGGAAAGCCGTCATCCACGGCAGTCGAAATCGCGACGACGAGGATGGGCTGCACCCCCGAACGGTGCCTGCTCGTCGGCGATCGCCTCGAGACCGACATCGAGATGGGTGTCCGCTCGGGGATGACGACGGCGCTCGTTCTCACGGGTGCGAGCGACGAGACGGATCTCGCGAGTGCACCGTACGAACCGAATTACGTCTTCGATTCGATCGTCGACCTGCCGGAACTGCTCTCGGTCGGCGGGTGA
- a CDS encoding quinone oxidoreductase family protein produces MRAIEVTEYGDSGVLQIADRERPDPGAGEVRIDVEAAGINFADVMQRRGVYPGGPEPQYVPGMEAAGTVDAAGEDVDLEVGDRVVGMLGGGGYAEYATANAQMLLPIPDGVSFEEAAGFPVQFLTAHSCLFEWGDLEEGESVLIQAAAGGVGTAAVQLASRAGAEVFGTASTEEKLELAADLGCGHPIQYTEVDFRDPVEEATDGRGVDLVLESVGDDVFDRSLDALAHFGRLVTYGVASGVPARAENRRLLFENKSVVGFHLGQASRHDPKRVMQAIPDLTQGLAEGELEVIVGETFALEDAAEAHQFIEDRKSMGKVVLVP; encoded by the coding sequence ATGCGAGCCATCGAAGTCACCGAATATGGTGATAGTGGCGTCCTCCAGATCGCCGATCGCGAACGACCGGATCCAGGCGCGGGCGAAGTTCGGATCGACGTCGAGGCCGCGGGGATCAACTTCGCGGACGTCATGCAACGACGCGGCGTGTATCCGGGTGGGCCGGAACCGCAGTACGTCCCCGGGATGGAAGCCGCCGGAACCGTCGACGCCGCAGGTGAAGACGTCGACCTCGAGGTAGGCGACCGCGTGGTCGGCATGCTCGGCGGGGGCGGGTACGCCGAGTACGCCACCGCAAACGCACAGATGCTCCTGCCCATCCCCGACGGGGTGAGCTTCGAGGAGGCCGCTGGCTTCCCCGTCCAGTTCCTGACCGCCCACTCCTGCCTGTTCGAGTGGGGTGACCTCGAAGAGGGCGAGTCCGTCCTGATCCAGGCCGCCGCGGGTGGCGTCGGCACGGCGGCCGTGCAGCTGGCCTCGCGGGCCGGCGCGGAGGTCTTCGGCACCGCGAGCACCGAGGAGAAACTCGAGCTGGCGGCCGACCTCGGGTGTGGCCACCCGATCCAGTACACCGAAGTCGACTTCCGCGACCCCGTCGAGGAGGCGACCGACGGCCGGGGCGTCGACCTCGTCCTGGAGAGCGTCGGCGACGACGTGTTCGACCGAAGCCTCGACGCCCTCGCACACTTCGGGCGACTGGTCACCTACGGCGTGGCAAGCGGGGTACCCGCGCGTGCCGAAAACCGGCGCCTGCTCTTCGAGAACAAGTCCGTCGTTGGGTTCCACCTCGGCCAGGCGTCTCGACACGATCCGAAGCGGGTCATGCAGGCGATTCCGGATCTGACCCAGGGGCTGGCCGAAGGAGAACTCGAGGTGATCGTCGGGGAGACGTTCGCGCTCGAGGACGCCGCCGAGGCTCACCAGTTCATCGAGGATCGAAAGAGTATGGGGAAGGTCGTGCTGGTACCCTGA
- a CDS encoding sulfite oxidase, producing the protein MATERPRDARHREIDAIVEAKAGGVAETRDEADKYTVLGAASRRTFANWLTPTEEHFVCHRNDIPDADADAWTVSLTGEFDGELSMADVRDEYPTVAVAHTMECAGNGRGQHRPETGSVQWDCEAAATAFWTGTPVSSILRDHGVTDPEGRWLTAIGGDPSDGDDVFARSIPLEKALDDCVLAYEMNGEPLPREHGYPVRLIVPGWYGVNNVKWVEELRVMDSMVVEGSLERPGEHAHWQQVSYRIHPRGNEPDENETVDTYDTWAQLEGAVEHPYPFDANVMSLIGTPDGASPITVRAGETVEVRGVAWAGDDAVDRVQVSTDGGDTWIDAELFGPDYAGTWRLFRYDWDAEPGRHTLLSCATDDLGRRQPSRISEPDAWRDALENDEYPWNEGGYASNAYEPNGVEVQVHADDDRNVSK; encoded by the coding sequence ATGGCCACAGAACGACCGCGAGACGCCCGTCACCGCGAGATCGACGCGATCGTGGAGGCGAAGGCGGGCGGCGTCGCGGAGACGAGAGACGAAGCCGACAAGTACACCGTCCTCGGGGCCGCCAGCCGACGCACGTTCGCGAACTGGCTGACACCGACCGAGGAGCACTTCGTCTGCCACCGAAACGACATTCCGGACGCTGACGCCGACGCGTGGACCGTCTCGCTCACCGGAGAGTTCGACGGGGAACTTTCGATGGCCGACGTCAGGGACGAGTATCCGACGGTCGCAGTCGCACACACGATGGAGTGTGCTGGTAACGGGCGGGGGCAACACCGACCCGAGACAGGCAGCGTCCAGTGGGACTGCGAGGCTGCAGCCACCGCTTTCTGGACCGGGACGCCGGTGAGTTCGATTCTGCGGGACCACGGTGTGACCGATCCCGAGGGGCGATGGCTCACCGCCATCGGTGGCGACCCGTCGGACGGCGACGACGTATTCGCCCGGTCGATTCCGCTCGAGAAGGCGCTCGACGACTGCGTGCTGGCCTACGAAATGAACGGCGAGCCCTTGCCGCGAGAGCACGGCTACCCCGTCCGCTTGATCGTTCCAGGCTGGTACGGCGTCAACAACGTCAAGTGGGTCGAGGAACTCCGCGTCATGGACTCGATGGTCGTCGAGGGGAGCCTCGAGCGCCCCGGAGAGCACGCCCATTGGCAACAGGTGTCCTATCGTATCCATCCCAGGGGGAACGAACCCGACGAGAACGAGACGGTCGACACGTACGATACGTGGGCCCAGCTCGAGGGTGCAGTCGAGCACCCGTACCCGTTCGACGCGAACGTGATGTCGCTGATTGGCACGCCGGACGGAGCGTCCCCGATCACGGTGAGGGCAGGTGAGACGGTCGAAGTACGCGGCGTCGCCTGGGCAGGCGACGACGCGGTCGACCGCGTTCAGGTCTCCACCGATGGCGGCGATACCTGGATCGATGCAGAACTGTTCGGGCCCGACTACGCGGGCACGTGGCGACTCTTCCGGTACGACTGGGACGCAGAACCGGGACGCCACACCCTGCTTTCGTGCGCGACCGACGACCTGGGCCGTCGACAGCCGTCGCGAATATCCGAACCGGACGCCTGGCGTGACGCCCTCGAGAACGACGAGTACCCCTGGAACGAAGGAGGATACGCTTCGAACGCGTACGAACCGAACGGCGTGGAGGTTCAGGTCCACGCCGACGACGACCGAAACGTCAGCAAATAA
- a CDS encoding 8-oxo-dGTP diphosphatase produces the protein MIEATLCFVLDGDDVLLIEKRRGLGEGWYNGPGGKLEDGETPRECAVREVREEVGLEIPLEALERAGELTFTLDGEAHTVCHVFRTETYEGQPVATAEARPEWVPIEEVPYDRMWEDDHIWLPAVLEGDTVEGTFAFEGGRPLDEAEFVDYDLERGASLEE, from the coding sequence ATGATCGAGGCGACGCTCTGTTTCGTCCTGGACGGCGACGATGTGCTCCTCATCGAGAAGCGACGCGGACTCGGCGAGGGGTGGTATAACGGACCCGGCGGCAAACTCGAGGACGGCGAGACGCCGAGGGAGTGTGCCGTTCGCGAGGTGCGCGAGGAGGTCGGCCTCGAGATTCCCCTCGAGGCACTCGAACGGGCCGGCGAACTCACCTTCACCCTGGACGGGGAGGCCCACACCGTCTGTCACGTCTTCCGAACCGAGACCTACGAGGGCCAACCGGTGGCGACCGCGGAGGCCCGCCCCGAGTGGGTTCCAATCGAGGAGGTGCCCTACGACCGCATGTGGGAGGACGATCACATCTGGCTGCCCGCGGTGCTCGAGGGCGATACCGTCGAGGGAACGTTCGCATTCGAGGGCGGCCGACCGCTCGACGAGGCCGAGTTCGTCGACTACGACCTCGAGCGCGGCGCGTCGCTGGAGGAGTGA
- a CDS encoding helix-turn-helix domain-containing protein translates to MATEATFTVPSSQFPLGTVFEQLPNVTVTLERIIPAQDVVVPYFWVRGTVVDDIEEAFTEHPGVRDIRLVDSVADEYLLRVEWSVEYSGVLSALVETEIPLIEAVGTSQEWTFDVRGDDRSDIAAFQQHCKRFDVPVTLTSLHALTPVETNTEAALTDPQQEALVLAFDRGYFETPREVTMSEVGDELGISQQAVASRLRRGIKHILGSTLSETGRSDR, encoded by the coding sequence ATGGCCACCGAAGCGACGTTTACCGTCCCCTCGAGTCAGTTCCCGCTGGGGACCGTATTCGAGCAGCTACCGAACGTGACGGTCACCCTGGAGCGGATTATCCCCGCACAGGACGTGGTAGTGCCCTACTTCTGGGTGCGAGGAACCGTCGTCGACGACATCGAGGAGGCGTTTACCGAACATCCCGGCGTCAGAGACATCCGTCTCGTCGACTCCGTCGCGGACGAGTACCTGTTGCGTGTCGAGTGGTCGGTCGAGTATTCGGGGGTGCTCAGTGCGCTCGTAGAGACGGAGATACCGCTCATCGAAGCCGTCGGCACGAGCCAGGAGTGGACGTTCGACGTTCGCGGTGACGACCGAAGCGACATCGCGGCCTTCCAGCAACACTGTAAGAGATTTGACGTACCGGTCACGCTGACGAGTCTCCACGCGTTGACACCGGTCGAGACGAACACCGAGGCGGCACTCACCGATCCCCAACAGGAAGCGCTGGTACTCGCCTTCGACCGCGGCTACTTCGAGACTCCCCGGGAGGTGACGATGTCGGAAGTCGGCGACGAACTCGGCATCTCCCAGCAGGCCGTCGCCTCTCGCCTTCGGCGCGGAATAAAGCACATTCTGGGGAGTACGCTCTCCGAGACGGGACGCTCGGACCGATAG